The following are encoded in a window of Sandaracinaceae bacterium genomic DNA:
- a CDS encoding SGNH/GDSL hydrolase family protein, translating to MNASSARLTAFIAALLATSAAGCAEERDPTFRYDLGMPDDGGFSDSGDLDQGVDLGEPTSPAQYPSGRTLSPITPHVAAHLREVVARGTTNADVFIKVGASATFSSQFLHCFAGSNVDLDGRAELMATLDYFRAGDIEGSTPFNRTSAATEVGRGAAWAIAGDPSPLATEVGLANPRYAVAMYGTNDIEQTNVFSYANSLLDLTDQLLDEGIVPFWSTIMPRDDNPTSDLLVPEFNMAVRAVAQARQVPFIDLHRELLPLPEHGLGADDLHPSAFPSGACFLTSAGLQHGYNVRNLLTLQTLHRARLAVAGGAAPDAEGAPLLGDGSPSSPFRVASLPFSHVANTLFAVNDGVDAYPGCAAAQNESGPELFYRLDLSTTTSLRVLLFDRGTVDVDVHLLSGTSGDDCVDRDHQDLSVTLSPGTHFLSVDTFVEAGGQERAGEYIIAIFETP from the coding sequence GTGAACGCATCGTCCGCGCGCCTCACTGCGTTCATCGCCGCTCTCCTCGCCACCTCGGCGGCGGGCTGCGCCGAAGAGCGTGACCCCACGTTCCGCTACGACCTGGGGATGCCCGACGACGGTGGTTTCAGCGACTCCGGTGACCTCGACCAGGGGGTAGACCTGGGCGAGCCCACGTCTCCCGCGCAGTACCCCAGTGGCCGCACGCTCTCGCCCATCACCCCGCACGTGGCGGCCCACCTGCGCGAGGTCGTCGCGCGGGGCACCACCAACGCCGACGTGTTCATCAAGGTGGGTGCTTCGGCCACGTTCAGCAGTCAGTTCCTGCATTGCTTCGCAGGCAGCAACGTGGACCTGGACGGGCGCGCGGAGCTCATGGCCACGCTCGACTACTTTCGCGCGGGGGACATCGAGGGCAGCACCCCCTTCAACCGGACCAGCGCGGCCACCGAGGTGGGACGGGGCGCGGCGTGGGCCATCGCGGGTGACCCTTCGCCCCTCGCCACCGAGGTGGGCCTGGCAAACCCGCGCTACGCGGTGGCCATGTACGGCACCAACGACATCGAGCAGACCAACGTGTTCAGCTACGCCAACAGCCTGCTGGACCTCACGGATCAGCTCCTGGACGAGGGCATCGTGCCGTTCTGGTCCACCATCATGCCGCGCGACGACAACCCCACCAGCGACCTGCTCGTGCCCGAGTTCAACATGGCGGTGCGCGCCGTGGCCCAAGCGCGCCAGGTGCCCTTCATCGACCTGCACCGCGAGCTGTTGCCACTGCCCGAACACGGGCTCGGCGCGGACGACCTCCACCCCAGCGCATTCCCGAGCGGCGCGTGCTTCCTGACCAGCGCCGGCCTCCAGCACGGGTACAACGTGCGCAACCTGCTCACGCTGCAGACCCTGCACCGGGCCCGGCTGGCCGTGGCTGGCGGGGCCGCGCCGGATGCCGAGGGGGCGCCGCTGCTGGGCGACGGGTCACCCAGTAGTCCGTTCCGTGTGGCTTCGCTGCCGTTTTCGCACGTGGCCAACACGCTCTTCGCAGTGAACGACGGCGTCGACGCGTATCCGGGCTGCGCCGCCGCGCAGAACGAGTCCGGCCCCGAGCTGTTCTACCGACTGGACCTCAGCACGACCACCTCGCTGCGGGTGCTCCTCTTCGACCGCGGGACGGTGGACGTGGACGTTCACCTGCTCAGCGGGACCAGCGGCGACGACTGTGTCGACCGTGATCACCAAGACCTCAGCGTGACGCTCTCCCCCGGCACCCACTTCCTCTCCGTCGACACGTTCGTCGAGGCGGGCGGACAAGAGCGCGCCGGCGAGTACATCATCGCCATCTTCGAGACACCATGA
- the mutT gene encoding 8-oxo-dGTP diphosphatase MutT, which produces MSRVVVAAAVIERDGRILLTQRMPKAHLPGMWEFPGGKLEPGEAPMDTVVRECREECAIEVEPVSIFEVTSHAYPERDVLLLFYACRWLRGEVQHIEVADHAWVLPTELERYALPPADVPVVTKILAQGGVLPR; this is translated from the coding sequence ATGAGCCGCGTCGTCGTGGCCGCCGCGGTCATCGAGCGGGACGGGCGCATCCTGCTCACGCAGCGCATGCCCAAGGCGCACCTGCCGGGCATGTGGGAGTTCCCGGGCGGCAAGCTCGAGCCGGGCGAGGCCCCCATGGACACGGTCGTGCGCGAGTGCCGCGAAGAGTGCGCCATCGAGGTGGAGCCCGTCTCCATCTTCGAGGTCACATCGCACGCGTATCCCGAGCGTGACGTGCTGCTACTCTTCTATGCGTGCCGCTGGCTGCGGGGCGAGGTGCAGCACATCGAGGTGGCGGACCACGCGTGGGTCCTCCCGACCGAGCTCGAGCGCTACGCGCTGCCGCCCGCCGACGTGCCCGTGGTCACGAAGATCTTGGCGCAGGGTGGGGTGCTCCCGCGCTGA
- a CDS encoding protein kinase — translation MSDDYSLARDTPLGARFLIETPVGAGAQGEVYRAQDRNVRGHRVAIKIMRHPARTEDQRAAAMRELELLSAVHHPSVLHFLDYGWHEGRLWFAMPWLEGETLEEVLLTRQEAKPVFEKLAAGLSALHAVGIRHQDLKPANVFLSKVTGYDELQPQLLDLGVAVRSGELMAAGSLAYFAPEVAGSWPMPNPAADGKADVFALALTLREVLEPGTMPELPESDAEVTAFLRRRAEEPIPPFKNRSLRYLRKHFARWLNADPEQRPTADEFRKELDVLLLPERQRKRAAWLAVAFVVVGSVATWGIFQLTKARRFETESVELTGQVAQAGERITDLEESVVESESRVLALDEEAAEAKRRAAAAADEAAAALEAAEAAQRRGNQSASAAANARRLRAEAEAAAERAQAAQALSVQQANAATRAADAARRERDAADAARRRAESEAAVASSARDSATQQASAARNAQRTAEARVTQLEGQLASLEGQLASLESQYVTLLRSASQSEARAVALEGQLNATRAELVDAQNTITRLEAQLRQAGSGGGGGGGGGGPTVTPVP, via the coding sequence ATGAGCGACGACTACTCACTCGCGCGAGACACTCCCCTCGGTGCGCGCTTCCTGATCGAGACGCCCGTCGGCGCTGGGGCGCAGGGCGAGGTCTACCGCGCGCAAGACCGCAACGTCCGCGGTCACCGCGTGGCCATCAAGATCATGCGCCACCCGGCGCGCACCGAAGACCAGCGCGCCGCCGCGATGCGCGAGCTGGAGCTGCTGTCAGCCGTGCACCACCCGTCCGTGCTCCACTTCCTGGACTACGGCTGGCACGAGGGGCGGCTGTGGTTCGCCATGCCCTGGCTCGAGGGCGAGACGCTCGAGGAGGTGCTGCTCACGCGCCAGGAGGCGAAGCCGGTGTTCGAGAAGCTGGCCGCCGGGCTCTCGGCGCTGCACGCGGTGGGCATCCGCCACCAGGACCTCAAGCCCGCCAACGTGTTCCTGTCGAAGGTCACGGGCTACGACGAGCTCCAGCCGCAGCTGCTGGACCTGGGCGTGGCCGTTCGCTCCGGCGAGCTCATGGCGGCGGGCAGCCTGGCGTACTTTGCGCCCGAGGTGGCCGGCTCGTGGCCCATGCCCAACCCGGCCGCAGATGGGAAGGCAGACGTCTTCGCGCTGGCGCTCACGCTGCGCGAGGTGCTCGAGCCGGGCACCATGCCCGAGCTGCCCGAGTCGGATGCGGAGGTCACGGCGTTCCTGCGCCGGCGCGCCGAAGAGCCGATCCCGCCGTTCAAGAACCGCTCGCTGCGCTACCTGCGCAAGCACTTCGCGCGCTGGCTGAACGCGGACCCCGAGCAGCGCCCCACCGCCGACGAGTTCCGCAAGGAGCTGGACGTGCTGTTGCTGCCCGAGCGTCAGCGAAAGCGCGCGGCGTGGCTGGCGGTCGCGTTCGTGGTGGTGGGCAGCGTGGCCACGTGGGGCATCTTCCAGCTCACGAAGGCCCGTCGCTTCGAGACCGAGTCGGTGGAGCTCACGGGGCAGGTGGCCCAAGCGGGCGAGCGCATCACCGACCTCGAAGAGAGCGTGGTGGAGAGCGAGTCGCGCGTCTTGGCCTTGGACGAAGAGGCGGCCGAGGCCAAGCGGCGCGCTGCGGCAGCGGCGGACGAAGCGGCGGCCGCCCTCGAGGCGGCCGAGGCGGCGCAGCGGCGTGGCAACCAGTCGGCCAGCGCGGCCGCCAACGCCCGCCGCCTGCGTGCAGAGGCCGAAGCGGCCGCCGAGCGTGCCCAGGCGGCCCAGGCGCTCTCCGTGCAGCAAGCCAACGCCGCCACTCGCGCTGCCGATGCCGCGCGACGTGAGCGTGACGCCGCCGACGCCGCACGACGCCGCGCCGAGAGCGAGGCCGCCGTGGCCAGCAGCGCGCGCGACAGCGCCACCCAGCAGGCATCGGCCGCTCGCAACGCGCAGCGCACGGCGGAGGCGCGCGTGACCCAGCTCGAGGGGCAGCTCGCGTCCCTCGAAGGCCAGCTCGCGTCCCTCGAGTCCCAGTACGTGACGCTCCTGCGCAGCGCATCGCAGTCGGAGGCGCGCGCCGTGGCGCTCGAGGGCCAGCTCAATGCCACGCGCGCCGAGCTGGTGGACGCACAGAACACCATCACCCGCCTCGAGGCGCAGCTGCGCCAGGCCGGCTCGGGAGGCGGTGGCGGTGGCGGGGGCGGCGGTCCCACCGTGACACCGGTACCATGA
- a CDS encoding aspartate-semialdehyde dehydrogenase, translated as MPRQFKVAVVGATGAVGQEMLRVLEERNFPVSELVPVASERSAGKTVTFRGTEHKVVAISPEVFEGVDLALFSAGGGTSLEWSPIAASKGALVVDNSSAWRRDPDVPLVVPEVNLDHAARRPKGIIANPNCSTIQMVVALKPIHDAARLKRIVVATYQAISGAGAQAVDAFRTQAREYGEGKPVTPGKVGDVLAGSLLMRWTPDVASGYQEEELKMVVETQKIFGDDTIRVSPTAVRVPVESGHSEAITIETHEPMDAKRARALLEKAPGVVVIDDFANGLYPKPKDAVGQDPVYVGRIRDDVGNPGGIQMWVVADNLRKGAALNAVQIAEGVLIGPEAFLR; from the coding sequence ATGCCTCGCCAGTTCAAGGTCGCAGTCGTCGGCGCCACCGGTGCCGTCGGTCAAGAGATGTTGCGCGTGCTCGAAGAGCGGAATTTTCCCGTGAGCGAGCTCGTCCCGGTCGCCTCCGAGCGAAGTGCCGGTAAGACGGTCACGTTTCGCGGCACTGAGCACAAGGTCGTCGCGATCTCTCCGGAGGTCTTCGAGGGCGTGGACCTCGCGCTGTTCTCGGCCGGCGGCGGCACCTCGCTCGAGTGGTCGCCCATCGCGGCCAGCAAGGGCGCGCTCGTGGTGGACAACAGCTCGGCCTGGCGCCGTGACCCGGACGTGCCGCTCGTGGTCCCCGAGGTGAACCTCGACCACGCCGCGCGCCGCCCCAAGGGCATCATCGCCAACCCCAACTGCAGCACCATCCAGATGGTGGTCGCCCTCAAGCCCATCCACGACGCCGCGCGCTTGAAGCGCATCGTGGTGGCCACCTACCAGGCCATCAGCGGCGCCGGTGCCCAGGCCGTGGACGCCTTCCGCACGCAGGCGCGCGAGTACGGCGAGGGCAAGCCCGTCACCCCTGGCAAGGTGGGCGACGTGCTGGCCGGCTCGCTCCTCATGCGCTGGACGCCCGACGTGGCCAGCGGCTACCAGGAGGAGGAGCTGAAGATGGTCGTGGAGACCCAGAAGATCTTCGGCGACGACACCATTCGCGTGTCGCCCACGGCCGTGCGTGTCCCGGTGGAGTCGGGCCACAGCGAGGCCATCACCATCGAGACGCACGAGCCCATGGACGCCAAGCGCGCCCGTGCGCTGCTCGAGAAGGCGCCCGGCGTGGTGGTCATCGACGACTTCGCCAACGGGCTGTACCCGAAGCCGAAGGACGCGGTGGGTCAAGACCCGGTCTACGTGGGCCGCATCCGCGACGACGTGGGCAACCCCGGCGGCATCCAGATGTGGGTCGTGGCGGACAACCTCCGCAAGGGCGCCGCGCTGAACGCCGTGCAAATCGCCGAGGGCGTGCTGATCGGACCCGAAGCGTTCCTTCGATGA
- a CDS encoding M23 family metallopeptidase, translating to MRRITLLGLALSLFMGGASPWWQASVGAQAPAATRDATRSAVREMDGEGADQEALHDHDAEDDLDDDAEPSAGRARSGARRRFDYSRYSDGPRRVPTARGTTLARQQQLGLGTRAAASRVLQGRPEPRWVAAAGGEVGDHLLWPVQTGRFGRGFGYVRQTRPDKRHDGIDIVAAEGSTVRAVADGLVVYADNEVRGFGNVLMVVHPNGWVSLYAHLYRITVPAGYRVSAGERVGFVGNTGISHAPHLHFELRVDGRPANPLTLFEGRPWIDAYRTWQRQLADGTYRAPREHQTLPGSSRDPSGPDAGDRHDNDEATPAVVEAPAAPERSAATEPAQVAARLLEAPVPRELREMATGRTFRNALWPLRGGDVRRGFRAAARGVELSAARGTAVRAASDGLVAYAGPLRGLGDVVVLVHSNGWVSLYARLGSTTVEIGQPIRRGEWLGELGRSPLHYRLVIDGEPVDPAPHLAQLPEGVRL from the coding sequence ATGCGACGAATCACCCTCCTAGGCCTCGCGCTCAGCCTCTTCATGGGGGGCGCGTCTCCTTGGTGGCAGGCCTCGGTGGGCGCGCAGGCGCCCGCTGCCACGCGCGATGCCACGCGCTCGGCCGTGCGCGAGATGGATGGCGAGGGGGCGGACCAAGAGGCCCTGCACGACCACGACGCGGAAGACGATCTGGATGACGACGCGGAGCCGAGCGCAGGCCGTGCGCGTTCAGGAGCGCGACGACGCTTCGACTACTCGCGCTACTCGGACGGGCCACGGCGCGTGCCCACGGCCCGCGGGACCACCCTGGCGCGGCAGCAACAGCTGGGCCTCGGCACGCGCGCCGCGGCGAGCCGCGTGCTGCAAGGGCGCCCGGAGCCGCGCTGGGTGGCTGCCGCGGGCGGAGAGGTAGGGGATCACCTGCTGTGGCCCGTGCAGACCGGGCGCTTCGGGCGCGGCTTCGGCTATGTGCGCCAGACCCGACCGGACAAGCGCCACGACGGCATCGACATCGTGGCCGCCGAGGGCAGCACCGTGCGCGCCGTGGCCGACGGCCTGGTGGTGTACGCCGACAACGAGGTGCGTGGCTTCGGCAACGTGCTGATGGTGGTGCACCCGAACGGCTGGGTGTCTTTGTACGCGCACCTCTACCGCATCACCGTGCCAGCGGGCTACCGCGTGAGCGCCGGCGAGCGGGTGGGCTTCGTGGGCAACACGGGTATCTCGCACGCCCCCCACCTGCACTTCGAGCTGCGCGTGGACGGCCGTCCGGCCAACCCGCTGACCCTGTTCGAAGGGCGCCCGTGGATCGACGCGTACCGCACCTGGCAGCGCCAGCTGGCCGACGGCACCTACCGCGCGCCGCGCGAGCACCAGACCCTGCCGGGTTCGTCGCGCGACCCCTCCGGGCCGGACGCCGGCGACCGACACGACAACGACGAGGCGACGCCTGCCGTGGTGGAGGCCCCCGCCGCCCCCGAGCGCTCGGCCGCAACGGAACCCGCGCAGGTGGCAGCCCGCCTGCTGGAAGCCCCCGTGCCCCGAGAGCTGCGTGAGATGGCCACGGGGCGCACGTTCCGCAACGCGCTGTGGCCGCTGCGTGGTGGCGACGTGCGGCGTGGCTTTCGCGCGGCCGCTCGCGGCGTGGAGCTGAGCGCGGCGCGTGGCACCGCCGTGCGTGCGGCGAGCGACGGCCTGGTGGCCTACGCAGGCCCGCTGCGCGGCCTCGGCGACGTGGTCGTGCTGGTGCACAGCAACGGCTGGGTGTCGCTCTACGCCCGCCTCGGATCCACCACCGTGGAGATTGGCCAGCCCATCCGGCGCGGCGAGTGGCTGGGCGAGCTGGGTCGCAGCCCCCTGCACTACCGCCTGGTCATCGACGGTGAGCCCGTGGACCCGGCGCCGCACCTCGCGCAGCTGCCCGAGGGCGTCCGCTTGTGA
- a CDS encoding TolC family protein, which translates to MSNRVRCRHYSGPLGLALALLAGPLGGAPGVLAQAPTDVARAAVEAEAAGDGPASELEALRVERTTGLTEADVVAAAIASSPSLSASRASVDAARAGARRALLGFVPEVQLGARYTRISQIDNGSIAEDVDTDALNLAINSVQDVNARLVFRGLIDGLTNSSFPILRNQYALTASISYPLTDLFLTILPSVRAADAALDAQQVQAAVEQRSVALQAREAFYEHLRAAAALGVALDARARAEAHRERVANLVREGAAAQVELLRVEAGVAAAEVAIAQAEMGVALTLEALRMLTHHQGALQLRVLSIEGPPTPPGTLEQLQEQAERERPEILALASIRDAREHQLRGARGAQYPRLAAQANFIYANPNPRVFPQRAEFTPAWDVSVVLSWSLQQTLDARQQTATAQADLARLEADVQRVRDGVRLEVASAHHELIAAERGLSAVRALVRAADEAYRLRWGQLEAGTVVQSDLIDARLDRMQAHVELLNAEVGVLLARVRLSHAVTGSVDSGSTAGPVAAP; encoded by the coding sequence TTGTCCAACCGCGTTCGCTGCAGGCACTATTCGGGGCCACTGGGGCTCGCGCTCGCGCTCTTGGCCGGGCCGCTGGGCGGTGCGCCCGGCGTGTTGGCTCAAGCGCCCACGGACGTGGCCCGCGCTGCAGTCGAGGCCGAGGCGGCGGGGGACGGGCCCGCCTCGGAGCTCGAGGCGCTGCGCGTCGAGCGCACCACGGGTCTCACGGAGGCCGACGTGGTCGCGGCGGCCATCGCCAGCTCGCCGTCACTGTCCGCTTCGCGAGCCTCCGTGGACGCGGCGCGGGCAGGCGCCCGGCGAGCGCTGCTGGGCTTCGTCCCCGAGGTCCAGCTGGGCGCGCGCTACACGCGCATCTCCCAGATCGACAACGGCTCCATCGCGGAGGACGTGGACACCGATGCGCTGAACCTCGCCATCAACTCCGTGCAGGACGTGAACGCGCGCTTGGTCTTTCGCGGCTTGATCGACGGCCTCACCAACAGCTCGTTCCCCATCCTGCGCAACCAGTACGCGCTCACGGCTAGCATCTCCTACCCGCTGACGGACCTGTTCCTCACCATCTTGCCGAGCGTGCGCGCCGCCGATGCTGCGCTCGATGCGCAGCAAGTGCAGGCCGCGGTGGAGCAGCGCAGCGTGGCGCTCCAGGCGCGAGAGGCGTTCTACGAGCACCTTCGCGCAGCGGCGGCGCTGGGCGTCGCCCTGGACGCGCGGGCCCGGGCGGAGGCCCACCGCGAGCGGGTGGCCAACCTGGTGCGTGAGGGGGCCGCGGCTCAGGTCGAGCTGCTGCGCGTGGAGGCAGGCGTCGCCGCGGCCGAGGTCGCCATCGCGCAGGCCGAGATGGGCGTGGCGCTCACCCTCGAGGCGTTGCGCATGCTCACGCACCACCAGGGCGCCCTGCAGCTGCGTGTGCTCAGCATCGAGGGGCCACCCACGCCCCCGGGCACGCTCGAGCAGCTCCAAGAGCAGGCGGAGCGCGAGCGGCCGGAGATCCTGGCGCTCGCGTCCATCCGTGACGCCCGCGAGCATCAGCTGCGTGGGGCCCGCGGGGCGCAGTACCCACGCCTCGCGGCGCAGGCCAACTTCATCTACGCGAACCCCAACCCGCGGGTGTTCCCGCAGCGCGCCGAGTTCACCCCTGCGTGGGACGTGAGCGTGGTGCTGAGCTGGTCGCTGCAGCAGACGCTGGACGCGCGGCAGCAGACGGCCACTGCCCAGGCCGACCTGGCGCGGCTCGAAGCCGACGTGCAGCGCGTGCGCGACGGTGTGCGCCTCGAGGTGGCGTCGGCCCATCACGAGCTCATCGCCGCGGAGCGGGGGCTCAGCGCCGTGCGGGCCCTGGTGCGCGCCGCCGACGAAGCCTACCGCTTGCGCTGGGGGCAGCTGGAGGCCGGCACCGTGGTGCAGAGCGATTTGATCGACGCGCGCCTCGACCGCATGCAGGCCCACGTGGAGCTGCTCAACGCCGAGGTGGGTGTGCTCCTCGCGCGGGTTCGGCTGAGCCATGCCGTGACCGGCAGCGTGGACTCCGGCAGCACCGCCGGGCCCGTGGCCGCGCCGTGA
- a CDS encoding acyltransferase family protein, with the protein MAKNDSTRGAFDDERDAVNPAFSRAVGDRVVRFVEDVLGEDIDAKIARIRTHHNETGHDPFGFDPETTRYVLAGAALLHRYYFRTEVHGIEHVPADGRLLVIANHSGQVPLDGAMIATALMMDADPPRFPRSMVEKWTAELPFVSVLFPRIGQVVGSPSNARRLLENEESLVVFPEGARGISKTFDKRYQMTPFGLGFMRLALETGTPIVPVAVVGAEEQYVSVGDFKPLAKLLGMPAFPIIPQLFVGMLAPLPTKYRLYFGEPLHFEGDPDDDDAVIEEKVWTVRTAIESMLQRGLEQREGVFF; encoded by the coding sequence ATGGCGAAGAACGACAGCACACGGGGCGCCTTCGACGACGAGCGCGATGCCGTGAACCCCGCGTTCTCGCGCGCGGTCGGAGACCGTGTGGTGCGCTTCGTGGAGGACGTCCTCGGCGAAGACATCGACGCCAAGATCGCGCGCATCCGCACACACCACAACGAAACTGGGCACGACCCCTTCGGCTTCGACCCGGAGACCACGCGCTATGTGCTGGCGGGGGCCGCGCTGCTGCACCGTTACTACTTCCGCACCGAGGTGCACGGCATCGAGCACGTGCCGGCGGACGGTCGCCTGCTGGTCATCGCGAACCACTCCGGGCAGGTGCCGCTCGACGGCGCCATGATCGCGACGGCGCTCATGATGGACGCGGACCCGCCTCGCTTTCCGCGCAGCATGGTGGAGAAGTGGACCGCCGAGCTGCCCTTCGTGTCCGTGCTGTTCCCGCGCATCGGCCAGGTGGTGGGCAGCCCCAGCAACGCGCGCCGTTTGCTCGAGAACGAGGAGAGCTTGGTGGTCTTCCCAGAGGGTGCACGCGGCATCAGTAAGACCTTCGATAAGCGCTACCAAATGACCCCGTTCGGCCTTGGTTTCATGCGCCTCGCGCTCGAGACGGGGACGCCCATCGTGCCCGTGGCCGTGGTGGGCGCCGAGGAGCAGTACGTGTCGGTCGGAGACTTCAAGCCGCTGGCCAAGCTGCTGGGGATGCCCGCGTTCCCCATCATCCCACAGCTCTTCGTGGGCATGCTGGCGCCGCTGCCCACCAAGTACCGGCTCTACTTCGGCGAGCCGCTGCACTTCGAGGGCGACCCAGACGACGACGACGCCGTCATCGAGGAGAAGGTGTGGACCGTGCGCACCGCCATCGAGAGCATGCTCCAGCGCGGCCTCGAGCAGCGCGAAGGGGTGTTCTTTTGA
- the truA gene encoding tRNA pseudouridine(38-40) synthase TruA, which yields MTTDSVPPREAPLPHGVRLHVRYDGTDFHGWQYQDGLRTVQGELEKAIAKMAGPETSRVRGASRTDSGVHAAGQVAAFDCVRLIAPHGWQMGLNGYLPSDVAVALAEPCAPDYQPRFDAFEKTYRYRVYCGRTRDPLRCRHAWYVGPGLARKDMRERTDDAGSYLDLGAMDAAAQHLEGEHDFRAFRSADDERVSTIRRLESVKVLRGPEPGDITVEVRGNAFMKNMVRILAGTLVEIGRTRMSPDIIPSLLGPEARREDGGPTAPAHGLTLMGMRLGRASLPR from the coding sequence ATGACCACTGACTCGGTGCCGCCGCGCGAGGCCCCCCTTCCCCACGGCGTTCGGCTGCACGTGCGCTACGACGGCACCGACTTCCACGGCTGGCAGTACCAAGATGGGCTACGCACCGTGCAGGGCGAGCTCGAGAAGGCCATCGCGAAGATGGCCGGGCCCGAGACCAGCCGCGTGCGCGGGGCCAGCCGCACGGACTCCGGGGTGCACGCCGCCGGGCAGGTGGCCGCCTTCGACTGCGTGCGGCTCATTGCGCCACACGGCTGGCAGATGGGGCTGAACGGTTACCTGCCGAGCGACGTGGCCGTGGCCCTCGCAGAGCCCTGCGCGCCCGACTACCAGCCGCGCTTCGACGCGTTCGAGAAGACGTACCGCTACCGCGTGTACTGTGGCCGCACGCGTGACCCGCTGCGCTGTCGGCACGCCTGGTACGTGGGCCCTGGGCTCGCGCGCAAGGACATGCGTGAGCGCACGGACGACGCGGGCAGCTACCTGGACCTCGGCGCCATGGACGCCGCCGCCCAGCACCTCGAGGGCGAGCACGACTTCCGGGCGTTCCGCTCGGCCGACGACGAGCGCGTGTCCACCATTCGGCGCCTCGAGAGCGTGAAGGTGCTGCGCGGCCCCGAGCCCGGCGACATCACGGTGGAAGTGCGCGGCAACGCCTTCATGAAGAACATGGTGCGCATCCTGGCGGGCACGCTGGTGGAGATTGGGCGCACGCGCATGAGCCCCGACATCATCCCCAGCCTGCTGGGCCCGGAAGCCCGGCGCGAGGACGGCGGGCCCACGGCACCCGCGCATGGCCTCACGCTCATGGGGATGCGCCTCGGCCGCGCCAGCCTGCCGCGCTGA